AGGTAACCTTCTTTTTTATAGTTGTAAAAAAGGGATGCGTGAACAACGGACCAAACAAATTCGTAAACAGATCTTTGAGATCCTGAGAAGAAATCCTGGCTTGTATTTAACTCAGGTTGCTGATCAATTGAATATGAGTGTTCAGCTTGCTGAATATCACCTTCGTTCAATGGAACGAACTGGTAGCGTTCAAGGAATCAAAACAGGAGATTATTATCGCAGGTACTATGTGAAAGAAAGTAATATCGGCGTTCAAGAAAAACAAATAATTTCTCTTCTCCGCCAAGAACATCTTTTACAAATTGTATTACTTATAATGAAACATCCAAATATTAGTCATAAAGAATTATTGAAACACGTGGACATTACTGCGGGTACGTTGTCCCATCATTTGAGTCATCTATATAATTGTGGGCTTATAGAAGTTACAACGTACGGTCGGGAAAAAGGATATTGTGTTAAAAACAAAAAAGAGATCATGAATATTATTCGGTTCCATATTGTTGATGTGATTACTGATAGATTTACTAATATTTGGAATGATCTCAATCTTAAGGAATAATTTTTCCTTTGATGCTTTTCAAAATGTTTGACCCATTTCAAATAAGTGTTAAATAGAAAGGATTACTAATTTACATTGTAGGAAATATAGATGATCTTTTCTTAATTCATCTTATTTCCCCCCTTATCCGATTTCTTTTAAGGATTCAAAGCGGAACTCAGTGCGGTTAACTTAAGAAATTTTAATCCCAGCCCACAGATTCCATATGCGGTGAAATAACATAGAATAGATGGGATTGAAATAGTAAAAGAAGCTGCTGAAAGAAAAACATATCGTTGTCCGTGAACGAACACCAATAGAAACACAACTTTATGATGTGTTCCTTTACCTCGGAGGTCTCTCACTCAAAGGAGTAAAAACACGGCTTCTCAGTATCACAAGAAGTCGAACCGCGATCAGGACATGGGTACAGAAACTTGGTGGACTCATCAAAAAGAAGATCGCAGATGAACTCCCTGAAGTGGTGATCGCTGATGAAACCCCTTTTCAAGTAAAAGACATGAATCTCTGGTTCTGGTACGTCATCGACCCAAAAACACGAAAACCTCATCCACTTTAAAATCACCTGGAACCGAACAAACCATGCCTGTAAAAAACTCTTTTCAGAGATAGAAGCTATCTACGGAAAGAAACCAAGACTCGTCATCACCGATGGAGGACCATGGTACTATATCCTCCCCGGACTTGGTATCTCTCATGAAAGAGTCTCCGTTTGGGATACGCAGCTATATCGAACGGTTCATCGAGACAATAAAGGACAGAACAAGACTGTTTGACAGCTACTTCCCCAGCGGATACACTTGAGTTGTCGGCCATG
Above is a genomic segment from Candidatus Thermoplasmatota archaeon containing:
- a CDS encoding winged helix-turn-helix transcriptional regulator — encoded protein: MSEVLKQNIYRKIAKIISRHDGIQLSIIAEQMHLDIPIIEQYLSSLERNGKIFSINNEGNLLFYSCKKGMREQRTKQIRKQIFEILRRNPGLYLTQVADQLNMSVQLAEYHLRSMERTGSVQGIKTGDYYRRYYVKESNIGVQEKQIISLLRQEHLLQIVLLIMKHPNISHKELLKHVDITAGTLSHHLSHLYNCGLIEVTTYGREKGYCVKNKKEIMNIIRFHIVDVITDRFTNIWNDLNLKE